The region cttctcgactgttctggaatttctttggatcatttcattttgttgtagCTTCTTTACATCTtctgtccgacttgatttttgTCGGGGACAGATTCTTTTCTTAAGCGATTTCTTGATTAAACAGGTCTGGGGGGAATCATGGCTTGGACGGGATCaatgaaaattaacaaaaagtCATGATTAGCCgcaattaattcatgaattaacAAGGGGGATATATCTAACCTAATATAATGATCCAGCCTGTCTGTGATTATCAGGCAGAGTTCCACCATAGAGCGTGAACCATTCTATCGAACATTCCCAATTTAGGCACTGCAAGTAAAAGACCTACCCAACAATTTCGGTAAATGTCAGGCTCATACTGCATTAGCAGCTCTGAGACATAAACAGGAGCGTGACCGTTTAGTGCTTTAAAAACGATCAGAAGTATATTCACATCAGTTCTAATTCTGTCAGGTAGCCAGGGAAGGGCAGAAAGAGCTGGTGTGAACATGTCGTTAGTAGAGGGTTGAAGTCTAGCGGCAGCATTTTGAATGTACTGTGCATGATGGTGCAATGCCGTAATCTaaccaaaatgaaataaaagtaaggGTGACCTTTTTTAGGCAAGGCAAAAGACTTGATTTTAGTACGCTGCCTGAGTTGTCAAGCAGGACTGAATGGCTTTGACCACCTCAAAAGGGAACAGTCGTTTGGCATTAGCCAGGACTAAGTGATGATATAGATGTCAGACAGTGCTACTAGTCATAATgaaattttgacaaaataactGAAGCAAGCATTAAAGAATCCTTATTCCATGCACTGCCACTTCCACGCATACCTGTCCAGCTTGCTACAGATGCGGGTCCTCACAATGGAGACACTCCAGGGAAAGAAGTTTATTTTGTGCGCTAGCTCACAGGCTAATGAGCCAGCAAGCTCGCTAGTAGGGCAATAAGTCTCCCCCTCACTTggtttttgtattgtgtgtgcgtCCGCATAACAGTGACACCTCAGGGGAAGTTAACTGCTTACTAGACAGAGCAACAGTCAGCTTGTGACTGTGTGGGCCACACAGAGCCACAGATGTACTGAATTGACAGCTGAAGGTTCCGCGAGGCACATTCCTACAGCTGGAGGGATGCTATAAAACAATGCTATAAAACACTTTTCATAAGATCATTACATATCAAGGTTATAGATTATTATGCAATCAGACAAATGTATGAATGATTATATGTATTTGAGGCATCTAGGCTGCGAAATTGATTAGATGGTCATTAATTATGTGCTAAAGCAGTTGAGGCATTTATCGCACAACTTGGCTGTTACCAAAGGTACTGCTGCTTCAGTCTCGACTAGTTGAACATGATCAATGATGATAGAAGAtgatagaaaaaatatataattaataatttgcACCATAGTTGAGCAAGGAACTAGCAAATGCATGTCCCTAATGGTATACATGTTAATGTAGTTAATGCTCAATGAGTGTAAGTGTACTGGAAATGATCTTTTGAACACATTGGAAACCTTGAGAATTTGATGTTTGTACAATGGCTTGTACTCTATGTCCAATCCTTTGagttttctctgtgtgtgtgtctgtgtttttgtaGGAGGTACTGAAGCTTCGCTCCCAGTTGAGCCGTCAGAAGAGTGATCTGAATTACCTCAAGTCAAAGCTCCCCGGTGATTCTCAGCGCAGGTTTGATCCCAGTAAAGCGTTCCAACACAATAAGGAGAACAGGCAGAATGAGACTGCAACACCTTTGAAAGAAGGTGAGCAGCCAATGGCTTGTCTTCGGTTTTCACAAAGATTCAATGATAAAATGTGGAAACGGATAAATGATTGATTTTTGTTGGAATCTTTCTTTTGTAGACAATCACACAGTGAAGACATCCTACTAGTAGAGAACAGCAATGGCTGAGCTTCTTGGGTGTTGATTATTGTGAataagaacatgtttttttttgtaaatctttATTTTTCCAATAATTGACGAGTCTCATAATAATTTTtagcatttgtgtttttattgcctTTGGGACAAGAAAATTCAGATTAGTCTTAGATTTCttacaaaagacatttttagaAAGTGGGTATAAGAAATGTTTTACAAGTTGTTCCTCTACTTTTGTccaagccatttaaaaaaaaaaaaaaaagaagcctgtTTTACTGTCAGTATCGGTAGGCAGAGCTAGTTTAGTCTGGTgtattttggggaaatatttATATCttgtaaataaagcaaataaaaatgaatgaagtaAACAAATATTTAGAAGTGTGGctgaattaatttttaaatcCCACTGGCCGTTACTGTTGCTAGCCAGCAGAGAGCACTCTAGGATTGCAGTTATATATGGAAATGACGATCGAAACCTATGGTTTAGCAACATAATATCCTAACCAAGTCAAATTTTTTGAGAGGAGCCTTTGGTTATGGGCCATGAAGCTTTATTCCGTGTCGTTCAAACACAGCCAGTAAATCACCaaacatacacttcaagacctTTTTTCACAGGTGGTTCTGGATGTGGAGTTAGCGAGTCAGTCGCAGTAGCCTTCCAGGTGGTAAATGCTGCATGGCTTATGACAGCACTGCTCCACGATGCCTCTCTTCACCTTGGAATCATCGCTTTCCAGAAAACCTCCTCCACAGCTGCTGTTCTTGTCTGGCGCTTTTAGACAGGAACCCTTAGAGATGAACAAAGTTTCCAAAGCCGGGTTATGTCTGCCTGCTGTGTGAACCTCAAAGTTCTTATTCGAGCATCTAGACTCATCACACTTTAATGGAGCCTTAATGGCTAGGTAATCTGATAGCTTCAATCCATTTAGTCTTGTTAGGTCCTCCTTCAGGGGCGGGGGGCTATGGTGGAATGCCAGTAGGTTCAATCAAAGCTGTCATATCTAAACTTCAAAACAGTATTGTTTGTGGGCCGAACACTGCTTGTTTTGTGAGTAAGGTAATGACGATTTTCACTGGCCACTGCATTGGATTGAGACGAGACAAGGAGGCTTTGCACACTAATAATGAttaaaaggggggggggcattctTTTAACTCAGCCTGTTGTCCCTTTGTTAGGTGACCTGTCCTAAATTGACAATATGCTAACGATCGACTACAGACCTTTTGTATAAAATCTCAGCCAGCCCCAACTATTTCCAGTAGCCAGCGTCTCTTCTACATGCTGTCAGTTTTTTTCAATGGGATCTGCTCGTCAACAAAAAGTTAGTTTCAGTGAACAAGAGGCACTACTGCCCTGTGTTGCTTTGCCTTTGTATCAGGCTTCTACTAAGtaccacagttttttttttttttggggggtgtggggggtttCTTTTCCTTGCAGATAAGGAGAATCATTGTCAATGGATCTTTGCCCAAGTGCAGGGACAACCTTAGCATTACACACAACTGGGTGTGTACCCTGTATTACTcgcaatgttcttttttttttcttctccggTTTGTCTGAAAGTGAGTTTATGAAGAATCCAGTCATTTTGTGTAGCAATAGACTGAGCAGAAATAATCGAACTGACTGAGTTTGCCCTGATATTGGCTAGCAATGAGTAGAgagtgtacccctcctctcactTAAAGCCAATTGTGAATAGCTGCAgttcacctgcgaccctaacaaGGACAATCTGTGGATGGTCTTTAGACTGGAGACACAAACCCTCCAAGAAGTTTTCTTCGTTCATCTCTAACCACCAAATATCAAAGGGAACAATCCACTCTGATTGGCTAGAATTGCACAAAAGGATGATTTTGCATGGCCTTACTGAGCAAGTTTTCCAGATCCCTCTTGTGAAGTCGTTTCGTACTGTGGAAAAAGCCCCTCTCTCCACATACGAAATACAGCGCATCCACCAAGTGGGAGCCACAGAGGTGCTGGGTAGGTACGCAGGTGATCCATGGAGTCCGAAACACCAGCAGAAACAGAATGGACAACACCCATGATGTCTTGGCCATAGAATGGAGACCTGACGAAGAAAGCACTACTTTTGATGAATTTTACacgattatatatttttttaatagataaCCCTTGTGTTTCCACTTGACTTTTCAgctattaaaatacatttaatctgCAGTTCTCAGAACATTCTTAATGCACAAAATTTAATACAAACTCGTGTGAAAATTACCCACAAGATACAAGGTTCACATTTAATAACATCTGACCCAGATATACTGGAGTACCACGAATCTGAACATTGGTTATGGTCAGCACTTTGAAAAGCATTGTTTtatgccggcggcacggtggtcgactggttagagcgtcagcctcacagttctgaggaccggtgttcaatccccagccccgcctgtgtggagtttgcatgttctcccgtgcctgcatgggttttctccgggcactacggtttcctcccacatcccaaaaacagactctaaattgcccgtaggtgtgaatgtgagtgtgaatggttgtttgtttgtttgtatgtgccctgcgattggctggcaaccagttcagggtgtttggctgacaaccagaagttctgcccgatgatagctgggattggctccagcacacccgcgacccttgtgaggaaaaccggctcagaaaatggatggatggatgttttatgccTCACATCCTCTGCTACTTTAGATTAATAATATTGATTACACCCTGGCATATGCACACGTGGCCACGAGGTGGTGCTGAAGCACCTGCCattttgccctggatgaaaaaagGCACTTTTTCTGCAACCCATTTTTTCTTCAATCatcaatatttggaaaaaaataaataaaataaaaccctcTCTGCCATCATTTTCACCCACAGTGTTTAAATATCTGACAAGTATTTATTTGAGTCATTGGCAGAATTGTACAAATGCTATTTCCTCCACCTTTTGTAAGAATTTatttccagctgaagaaaacatTGGACTGGATACATGGGGATAATTTGAGCCAGTCTGCAGAAAAACTGGTGGCAACGATTTTCCCTTCAACAATCATGTCTTCAATCCAGACACCAGCCGCCATGGTAATGGGAGAATGGCAAGtacaggattttattttttttattattttttttactactgaCACACTGAGGGAGCAAATAATTCAATTCATAAAGAAAAATTCTGCTCCAACCTTAACAGTCTGGTAAAAagccttattttttaaaagtaaaaattccAACTAAAATGTGTTCTCATCCTCAAGGTGTGGCTTTTCTTTGACCTTCTCATCTTAATGTTAATGTCAAAACATGATCCAGAAAATTTATAAAGATGACCGGATTATTTTGGTGCTCAAATAACGGTCTGTCTAATAGCCAGAGACCCAAATTCTGATCCACAATGCTGTGTCAGGCTCCTAACAGTTCTGTTGATAAAATAAGACCTGTTCCACATAAAACATCAGTTCCAATAGGCTACGACCTCCTCTCAGGCTCATTCTGACAATGTTTTTGGTCACTGAGCAGGTACAAGATGCTTAACATATCTTCTACCCTGGTATGAACCTTACAGATGGGTCAACCGGTTCAGGATTAGTAGTTCTTATCAGAGTCGAACTAAACAGTGAACTATATACATGGGAAAAGGGCAGGAGACACGAGACAATGGAGAGTAGAATCCACCACAAACCAATCTACATTTGGACCACTGTTCTTGATCTTGcttttgttgtattgttttacaTTAACTGATTCTTATTTACGGCATATATCAGTTTCATTCTCAGTGTTTCCCTCTAAAGTTGCCTTTAAAGAAGTCATTCTTGGAATCCACgctgacaaaataaaatctggTTTACAGGAATCCTTCAGACTGAAAATTTTGAGATAATTGGTAcattatataaaaatgaaaagaaatatgtaATAATTTAGTCGTAGGTAAGCAAATATAAATGTACTTCCCAACATTTCTGATTGACATTAACTGTAATTGATCATGGTCTATAGTAAAAATCAGTAAATGTACTCTTGATAAATAGCGCTTTATCTTTTCCCAGTGAGCTTAACTCAATACTTGCAGCACCTATAATAAACTCCTGTGTTCCAATATGATAATTGTAGATTCGGTCAGTCTTTCTTCAAGGTCAACCCCTAATTTAGTGTTTTGTTAATCTTTCCATTGGTGCAGAATTTACATTAGTGTTataaattaaatcacatttGGGATGACTATTCCAGGTTTGAAGTTCAGCTTctgtttcaaggtgaaaacatatTTAGCAGTCATTTAACAGAGCCTTTGTTAGCGGTCTTATATTATTGGcttcaaaataaatcattttaacagTAATCTTTAACAATGCACCAGCACCACGCATTACGACATTGGCAATGAGCTCTATCTGGCCCGCCACTCCTCTATCCCTGCTGGCTGTATGCCAGGCTCTTGGCACAGTGGAGCGGCTGAATAATAGATCTGCCTGTGCTGCTCATTACTTTCATCCTGATTATTATACatgtacattttcaaagttGAAATCTTGAGGGAATACAAAGAAACACGCTTACCTTTGTTTGAGGCCTCAGTGCAGCGGATCAGCAAGTTGCAGATGAAAGGGGAGCAGACCTACTGGGTTATACAGGTACAGAGAACATCTCCACTTGGCTACATTTCCAAGACACAGTATCTCCTCACATGCACTTGTCCTTTGTCAGCTTTGGTGTGACACTGGTCCTTTTATTAACACCTTGACCTGTAGGTATGCTGATCTGCTCTTGAGTAGCACTAAGTCATTTACTCTTTATGGCCATACAGCAGAGTTCAGATAAAGTTGAAGACATCAGAGAGTGAGACCCTAGTTAGCCCCCCCCTGCTGAGTGATGGCCTGAATGACAGAGTTCACTGGGCCACAGACAAACACCATATGTCATGTTCTGATCACGTTGGGTAGTAGATTAAAGGATTTCCTGGCTGGGTAGTGACCACTAATGGTAAAGATAGTTGTGctcaagaaaaaacacaatgatAATGAGGTTCAACATctacgtacatacatacatacatacacacacacatgcatacacacacacatacacacatatacagtacatgcatacaTAGATGTACGCATGGTggcatgcatacatacatacatagccTATATAAactgcatgcatgcatacatacgtgcaaactattaaaaaaaaataaaaaaacattttttgacagtttttcttcaaagtcagaaggttacataaagtaaaatGACTATGActttaaatcattttcaaaaaccCAGATAATGATGTCATGTCTTTGGAACCTTCTGATaagtttattgacaacatttgagttagTTACAGACAGCCTGTGGTTGTATTTGAAGGCACACCTGAAAgacactgcttctttgtgtaacatcatgggaaagtcaaaataaatcGGCAGAACAGGATTCAGGAACAGAATTGTGggcttgcacaagtctggttcatccttgggtgcaatttgcAAATGCCTGAAGGTGCTGCGTTCATCAGTTCAAGCAATTATAGGCAAGTATAACACCATgggaatgttcagccatcatacCGCTCAAGAAAGAGACGGGTTCTGTGTCCCAGAGATGAACATGTTTTGGTCCGAAATCTGCATGTAAatccaagaacaaaagcaaaagaccttgtgagGATGCTGGCCAAAGCTGGTGTGATGTGTCATTATTGATTACATGAttgattacatttaaaaaaaaaatctgttttgtaATAATTTCTCTTATAACTGGTtgattgaataataataaatttacaTATAAATACAGATGCAGtacatttaataatgttttgtttattttttggttgaTTAAGTTTGATACtaaatcattacattttaaaatgagaatgcattttatttgtaaaataaaccattttatatttttattcatcattatttagtttttattcatttatctaagtaattaattaattagttgatttattgtcaataaaatacattaagattactaaaataatttcacatatacagtacatctaaAATTTTTAAATGCCAATAAATGCTCCTTTAGTTATAATGAAATGatttacaaataatacaattaaaaatggaaatgaattaataatgtcttggttaaaaaaattttatgtttattcatttgtattataatttatttgattCATTTACTGGTATATAATTAAGTCATTGGTCaactgatttattgtaaataaaagacaaccaaaatattaaagaacaaattattattttattattacaataaactACTTTTATACATGAATCACAATATTGACAGACGCAACAATATTTTCATGCCGTATGTATCAGGTCTTTCTGAGAAACTCAGAAGGATTTTCAAACAACACAACATTCCGGTACACTTCAAACCTAGTAACACCCTTAGACAAAGACTGGTACACCCCAAAGACAACCCATACCCAGAAAAGCAATCGGGTGTATGCGGTCAAGTGCAGTGAGGAATACACAGATACATACAATggggaaaccaagcaaccactgACCAGAggtatgacaaaacaaactcaTCAGGTCAAGACTCAGCTGCGTCCATTCTAAAGAAACTTaataattctgcctccaacaaataacaaaacacacGGCCTCCTTGGCTGTTAGGCACAATCACTTACAATCACTTTGGAATATTAATGAGGGAGTTTCCTTCCACCTGACGACACTTGTAGACGGACAGTGGCTTCTCTTCAAGGCATCCTAacgattgtctttttttgcattccaaaagaatgataccatCCGTGGTTTTGGGATCTGCCTCCAACTttgagcataaatagttgagtttctTCACACCAACTCAGTCTAGTCTTGTTGAAttaactgatgaagcctgctcggatgagaggttAAACGTCTCCTCgaacaaccagaacagtccggTTGAgatcaattcaatgccctgaggatgaaatgacctggatgaatgagaatatttacaGGCATTAATCTAAACATATACACATACCTaggggttgtgaaaaaggtgtGCTTTCATTCCAATACGATAAATAATGTCTAATGTTACCAATTTATATATAATACGTGAAAAAATATACAGGATATACAGTAATTGCCTAGCTGGCCAGATGCGGGTTGCGGACAGGGAGTTTACCACATATGACATAGGAATGCCCAAGAAACCAGTAAAATgcattgtaatatttgtattttattttttattgagccTTGCGTCACTATCATCATGACAAGCCATTGAGCCAAATATATATTGCATCTACAGGCGCTTTTATGGTCTTCCAACTGAAATCCATAGGCATTATAGTACGGAAGAGGTCTCTTTGTACCCATAACGGCTTTCACTGTAAATACTTTCTTCAAGATTAAGTCGTTCTACAAAAGTGTGTGtaggaaatttttttttgtacattcagCCAAAAGGAGTAAACACATCTAAGCAAACATTTATGGGTCTTGTTTTGTCTACTGAGGCAAAGTAATActggaatagaaaatggaggggggggggcagagtTTATTGCTacccccctccctcccacacacacacacacacacacacacacacacacacatacacaagtcTACCTctatttaaatgtactgtagtattgAGCAGGTAAGTGTCCAGCTAGACattaagttaaaataatttcttttcatgcccagttatactgtggtatgtatagtacattcctatcaccattcatttttttaaatgaatctgtAATTTTACacgttttaaattattttaccaaaccaaatttgtcttgtatttgggatgttatattggctcatTTATAATCAAAATTTGAATTCAGTAATTTGTTATTGTTAGACTCATTACCGACAGTAGAGGTGGCAACTGGGGTGGCAAGGCTTTTGGTGGGGGTGGCAGCAGCCCCTTGCCACCCCGTAGATCTGCCAGTAAACAGTAGTGCCTTTTTGCAGTAAGTGTGATTCACAAGTCCATATCAACATTGTCCGGATAGCGGTTGGTAGATCTGCCTTGAACCACagataatactgtatgtggtgctttagttaaaacaacCGTGAatcaaaatgtgcaatatatCTGAAACGTAAAACCATTTGCAGAAACATTGCACTTTGCCTCTATAAAAGTAGTTTATTACATAGGGTCTGTCTCCTATCATGTGTAGCAGCTGTTTTCTTTAATTTCAGAGTGCCTTTCTGAGCTTGGGCCAGATTTAGACGAGAGGTCACAcataatataattttatatcAAAGGATGGCTCTGTCATCGGATACACGACTGCGTACAGTAACTTTTATCCATCttttaatttgagcatttttaccGTGTGTGGTAGTAATATTCCCTGTAAAACAACAGCTGGATTTCAATTAAATGAGATACAAGTCcttaaaaacatgaacaatatCAATGATTAACTGACAATGgaatataataattttgttaTGTTCTCATTAATTTCAGATATTGTGGTGTGTGAAATCCAGAATTAGATGTTGTTATTGTCATGCAATATGAACTATCAAGGGGTTCTTCTAGGGTAAAGACAGTCTATCGCTAGACAGACTTTTATATAGAAAACTGAAACTTGTTCGCTATTTGAACTTTCATGGGTCTGTGAAATAAGACCATTCCAAAATTTTCCAGACTGCACTcatgatgaaatgttttttgtttttttagcgtAATTAAAAAGGTTTAATCTGTTAGCCCTCATGgagaactggaaaaaaaaagtattggaaacAAGTTTGAGTATGTGTGTTAAAGTGAACAACATCTAAAAACGATTTAAGGGACCAAATATTGATATTAGGATGTATTGCATCATTGTCTCTCACGATGCAATATCAATACACCAGTATCAGATAAATATCATGTCTGTGTAGTTGTGCACATAAtgacaaatttgacattttagtGTAATGCTTATCCCAGCCTGCCTAGACTAGTGTCAACAATGCAATGAAAAgagaaatatgttttatttcttcatctttttgcagagcagccagaggtgggtagaatggccaaatattgtactcaagcaaGAGTTCTGTTACTTTCGAattatatgactcaagtaaaagtaaaaagtcgtcttccaaataattacttgagtaagaaggtactcagtgaaaaatctactcaagtactgagtaactaatgagtaacttctgatttattttttttaatcagagcatgaatgtcaaataaaataaaaataactaaataaaatgtgaatgtgcaattTCAGATATTGAacaatatgaatattttttttaaataaaataaaatctttgtaaaataacacatTAACCAAATTCAGTTCCAGCAAATCCCCGTATCCTATATtttttctacttgttaaacagcacaatagcctcaccaggcagattacaaaaaaaaacagataccgtaatttcttgcgtataatgcacattttattcCCTCCAAAATTGTCCTTCAtgtttctttcaagaattgtacctatcttacaaattctgcctgggtaatcaaacatagcagcacaaatgtgtgttttctaatttactaaataaaaatagggctgtgaatttcaaaataaaagcaagttcataaaaataaatattacatgttcaaataaagtgcttaacttcagaataattgttttaaaaaaactcacaatatactgataatacttcatgttttgatcatatgggtagaagcaaaatcatgcattgtaaaaatgcattatgtaaCTTGCTGTGTAAAAAAGAGAtatgttttaactggtcttttacctggttaaataaggttcaaataaaataaatttaaaaaaagtagttGCACAAGGATGTACTCCCTCTTatactggcatgtggctgtgttcagaagcaACAGATCACATTcgaactcatgttcaatgggagttcatgcacacctgccaccatttaaaattttaagtgAAAAAGCAACAACATATGCAATGGATAGGGccacataaaaacattatttttgccGACTAGAATTATTgatagagtgtgtgtgtgtgtgtgtgtgtgtgagagagagagagagagagagagagagagagagagagagaacagaacagaacataccccaaaagatgcatgtttaatagttacttgtgaccataaaatagtgctaatgttgccatatgcacagccaaaacaacagcgaaacatctgcaatttaccgcaaggtcttttctcaagttagaagtgggctgaagtttggccgcctgtgtggagtttgtatgttctccccgtgcttttgtgggttttctccgggcactacggtttcctcccacatcccaaaaacatgcatgctaggttaattgacaactctaaactgcccgtaagtgtgaatgcgagtgcgaatggttgtttgtttgtatgtgccctgcgattggctggcaaccagttcagggtgtaccccgcctcctgcccgatgatagctgggataggctccagcatgcctgcgaccctcgtgaggagaagcggctcagaagatggatgcatggataggTTCTAATTTTTGCTTGCTCCTGTCAACTTAAGTCACACAGGCCAAATTTTGATGAGTAAATTCACCATCAATTATGAATTATGTCAATGTGAAATACAAAAGTATGAGTTGATaacaatggattttttttttaataaatgtcgTTTTACATTGCTATATGTCATTACAAGCAAGACAAAGAAGGACTTGTGACTTCCCTGCTTAGgttacacatactgtaacagTTATCGTATCATAgtagatgttttattttgtttttttgcaatacaACACTTATTACATGACCGCTGTATCGCCATATTTTGATATCTTAATCAGTGGTCACAATTTTGCGAATATCACATCACAAAATACTCTGTGATACTCACCTGTTGTTTTATTctgtaattttatattttaattgatcaTATTATCTTCACAACTAAGCTGACAACTCACAATTGATTATTTTGAGGACAGAATGGCCTATAATGATATTACATTCCGAGTTCCGGTCTGGGACTCCCACTGGTCTTTTGCTCAGTTTTTTGCTTCAGGAAATACATTTGCACGTTTTGCATTGGGGAACTGTCCCAGCTCAGATGGAATAATAATGTAGCTTCTATAAATGTGCGGCACTCCCCTCAGCGCTCTATATGAGATATAAGATaaggttatactgtatgtgctgtaTTCACCAGCTACACGTTCACCTTGAAAAAGTTAATATCAGTTC is a window of Phycodurus eques isolate BA_2022a chromosome 9, UOR_Pequ_1.1, whole genome shotgun sequence DNA encoding:
- the LOC133407894 gene encoding LOW QUALITY PROTEIN: insulin-like (The sequence of the model RefSeq protein was modified relative to this genomic sequence to represent the inferred CDS: deleted 1 base in 1 codon), with amino-acid sequence MAKTSWVLSILFLLVFRTPWITCVPTQHLCGSHLVDALYFVCGERGFFHSTKRLHKRDLENLLRFLSKSARQEQQLWRRFSGKDDSKVKRGIVEQCCHKPCSIYHLEGYCD